A DNA window from Pseudodesulfovibrio thermohalotolerans contains the following coding sequences:
- a CDS encoding COG3415 family protein gives MKKTIALIGPSDSVEIMRESMVRFFPNVPFREYIRERIEDTHEVIEQCQMECDGLLFSGIGVQDAAKARCILTKPYAKIERGAYSLIRAFSEVLRLGLSFDRISIDCVTNQILHEVVREFGIPFGKVHSMPFSTKVPEQAFLDWHRELLESDQVDLAISGFGLVYQELVSHGHSALRMLPSSLQVRDTVEHLLTAIAAQGLRSAGIAIQIIQLSRNETYSTNQYDRMKDEGRFFLELLDYVRAVQGSIFTIGKREYVIFSTRGVIESPEHLDMFGLLIDWGRKNSINVSSGIGIGTTAFEAEKSAQTAISHSRELPEGGLFLVHDDHIRGPLGEDDELLYRTRVEDNALQRIAKEMGTTPRYLDRIRAIIEKTGKNTFDSGDLAACLGISERSARRVLKKFLDNGHAAVVGQGAPHTVGRPKKLFQIKL, from the coding sequence ATGAAAAAGACAATCGCGCTCATCGGCCCCTCCGACTCGGTGGAGATCATGCGGGAATCCATGGTCCGGTTCTTCCCGAACGTTCCATTCCGGGAATACATCCGGGAGCGCATCGAAGACACCCACGAAGTCATCGAGCAATGCCAGATGGAATGCGACGGCCTGCTTTTCTCCGGCATCGGCGTACAGGACGCCGCCAAGGCCAGATGCATCCTGACGAAACCGTACGCCAAGATCGAACGCGGAGCCTACAGCCTGATCCGCGCCTTCTCCGAGGTACTCCGCCTTGGGCTCTCCTTCGACCGCATCAGCATCGACTGCGTCACGAATCAGATCCTGCATGAAGTTGTCCGAGAATTCGGCATCCCCTTCGGCAAGGTTCATTCCATGCCCTTCTCGACAAAAGTGCCGGAACAGGCATTCCTGGACTGGCACCGCGAGCTGCTTGAATCCGATCAGGTCGACCTGGCCATTTCCGGCTTCGGCCTGGTGTATCAGGAGCTGGTTTCCCACGGCCACTCGGCGCTTCGCATGTTGCCCAGCTCCCTCCAGGTCCGCGATACGGTCGAGCACCTCCTGACCGCCATCGCGGCCCAGGGGCTCCGTTCCGCAGGCATCGCCATCCAGATTATCCAACTGAGCCGCAACGAAACCTACTCCACAAATCAATATGACCGCATGAAGGACGAGGGACGCTTTTTCCTTGAACTTCTCGACTACGTGCGCGCTGTCCAGGGAAGTATCTTCACCATAGGCAAGCGTGAATACGTCATTTTTTCCACAAGGGGAGTCATCGAAAGCCCCGAACATCTGGACATGTTCGGCCTACTCATAGACTGGGGCCGAAAGAACAGCATCAACGTAAGTTCGGGCATCGGCATCGGCACCACGGCCTTTGAAGCGGAGAAATCCGCACAGACGGCTATCTCGCACAGCCGCGAGCTTCCCGAAGGCGGCCTGTTCCTGGTCCACGACGATCACATTCGCGGTCCTTTGGGCGAAGATGACGAGCTGCTCTACCGCACGCGCGTCGAAGACAACGCCCTGCAACGCATCGCCAAGGAGATGGGCACCACCCCCCGCTATCTGGACCGCATCCGGGCCATCATAGAAAAAACGGGCAAGAACACTTTCGACTCCGGCGATCTGGCCGCTTGCCTGGGCATTAGCGAACGCAGCGCCAGACGCGTGCTCAAAAAATTTCTGGACAACGGCCATGCCGCCGTGGTGGGCCAAGGGGCTCCCCACACCGTTGGACGTCCGAAAAAGCTTTTTCAAATAAAGTTGTAA
- a CDS encoding IS110 family RNA-guided transposase, protein MAKLKVSSVHRFVEAFSGEKVWIGVDVHKLSFSVALLRPDGAVKDWTCPADATALTRLVMSLPVEVGAVCYESGPTGFELARSLEAEGVTVVVAAPSRIPRPITATNKTDSLDCRKLAELAASGLIRPIAIPSVEAEAFRALERRRHQLTDSLRRAKQRIRSLLLYLGAQEPADLDHWSKAAILTLHQVELPSGAKETLESLLDELEYFACAQRKVDQRLRISIREQDEARRIAAMRSVPGVGEVVATTFAAEVYRPERFNRSEEVTAYLGLAPVMRQSGGSKGKATLRPVGQKRLRSLLIEAAWVWKQRDEWAREFYNRIYSRHGVAQKAIAALARKLAALLWKLSLPVTQS, encoded by the coding sequence ATGGCAAAGCTCAAAGTATCATCTGTTCATCGGTTTGTTGAAGCGTTTTCCGGCGAGAAGGTATGGATAGGAGTGGACGTCCATAAGCTGAGTTTCAGCGTGGCTTTGCTCAGACCTGATGGTGCCGTGAAGGACTGGACTTGTCCGGCTGATGCAACAGCACTCACCCGGCTTGTCATGTCATTACCTGTTGAGGTTGGCGCGGTTTGCTATGAATCTGGACCGACTGGCTTTGAGTTGGCCAGGAGCCTCGAAGCAGAAGGTGTTACGGTTGTCGTTGCTGCGCCAAGCCGAATCCCGCGCCCCATTACCGCTACCAACAAGACCGACAGCCTGGACTGCCGCAAACTGGCAGAGCTGGCAGCCTCCGGCCTGATCAGACCAATCGCCATTCCTTCCGTTGAAGCTGAAGCCTTCCGTGCTCTTGAGCGTCGAAGGCATCAGCTCACCGACTCTCTTCGTCGAGCTAAACAACGGATTCGTTCACTTCTTCTTTATCTTGGAGCGCAGGAGCCTGCCGATCTGGACCATTGGAGCAAGGCTGCCATACTCACACTTCATCAGGTGGAACTTCCTTCGGGGGCAAAAGAGACTCTTGAAAGCTTGCTCGATGAACTGGAGTACTTCGCTTGTGCACAACGCAAAGTGGATCAGCGTTTGCGAATAAGCATCCGGGAACAAGACGAGGCAAGACGTATTGCCGCCATGAGGTCCGTTCCCGGCGTTGGCGAAGTCGTGGCCACGACTTTTGCGGCAGAGGTTTACCGCCCGGAACGTTTCAATCGCAGCGAAGAGGTGACAGCTTACCTGGGCCTTGCGCCAGTGATGCGGCAAAGTGGAGGCAGCAAGGGTAAGGCAACACTTCGCCCGGTCGGTCAAAAGCGATTACGAAGTTTACTGATTGAAGCAGCTTGGGTGTGGAAGCAGCGAGATGAGTGGGCCAGGGAGTTCTACAACCGAATTTATAGCCGACATGGTGTGGCACAAAAAGCAATAGCTGCGCTTGCTCGTAAATTGGCCGCGCTTTTGTGGAAGCTCAGCTTACCTGTAACGCAGTCGTGA
- a CDS encoding ISL3 family transposase, translating to MSTSFIYHAFGLRGYDYVRQDFIAGNIILKVQPQDELIRCPCCHSRNIIRHGFAERWVQTVPIGFKPVWLVIPVQRVGCRNCGVIRLIDIQIAEPRRWYTKAFERYALALAKKMTIQDVADLLGVGWDTIKSIFKRYLFRRFSRPSLRKIKYIAIDEISVRKGQKYLTLVMDLESGAVVFVGEGRSRETLIPFWGRLKKTKAKIAAVATDMNAGYIRAVMENLPNAAIVFDRFHVVKLMNEKITQIRRQIFRELTSPLERKAVKGTRWILLKNSENLDESRDEKERLGEALRLNKPLATAYYLKEDLRQLWSQPNKATAEKVANDWIARAEASEIRPLRVMARTLATNRIPNCAGCASNATANQRSAHSQPRASVHSDNRSG from the coding sequence ATGTCCACGAGTTTCATCTACCACGCGTTCGGCCTGCGAGGCTACGACTACGTTCGGCAGGATTTCATCGCAGGCAACATCATCCTGAAAGTGCAGCCCCAGGATGAGTTGATTCGTTGCCCTTGCTGCCATTCCAGAAACATCATTCGCCACGGCTTTGCCGAAAGATGGGTTCAGACTGTGCCCATCGGTTTCAAGCCCGTCTGGCTGGTCATTCCCGTCCAACGGGTAGGATGTCGCAATTGCGGCGTCATTCGCTTGATCGACATTCAGATCGCCGAGCCCAGGCGCTGGTATACGAAAGCGTTTGAACGATATGCTCTCGCCCTGGCAAAAAAGATGACGATTCAGGATGTTGCCGACCTGCTGGGCGTTGGTTGGGACACCATCAAATCGATCTTCAAGCGTTATCTGTTTCGCCGTTTTTCAAGACCCAGCCTGAGAAAGATCAAGTATATCGCCATCGACGAAATCAGCGTCCGCAAAGGGCAAAAGTACCTCACGCTGGTCATGGACCTCGAAAGTGGCGCTGTCGTCTTTGTTGGCGAAGGACGAAGCCGAGAAACGCTGATCCCGTTTTGGGGACGTCTTAAGAAGACAAAAGCCAAGATTGCGGCTGTGGCGACGGACATGAATGCCGGCTACATCCGCGCTGTCATGGAGAACCTGCCGAATGCGGCTATCGTGTTTGACCGGTTTCATGTGGTCAAGCTGATGAATGAAAAGATCACACAGATACGCCGCCAGATCTTTCGGGAACTCACCTCTCCACTTGAAAGAAAGGCGGTCAAAGGGACTCGGTGGATTCTGCTGAAAAACTCGGAAAATTTGGATGAAAGCCGCGATGAAAAGGAGCGCTTGGGTGAAGCGTTGCGGCTGAACAAACCTTTGGCGACAGCCTACTATCTGAAAGAGGATTTGCGACAACTCTGGTCCCAGCCGAACAAGGCGACGGCAGAGAAGGTCGCCAACGACTGGATCGCCAGGGCCGAAGCCTCGGAGATACGCCCTTTGCGGGTCATGGCGAGGACGCTTGCCACAAACCGAATCCCCAATTGCGCTGGTTGTGCGTCAAACGCAACAGCCAATCAGCGATCCGCTCATTCTCAGCCGAGAGCTTCGGTTCATAGCGATAACAGGTCTGGCTGA
- a CDS encoding (Fe-S)-binding protein gives MVIAVREAFANEMGVPPLKKAVAETLSLPRSVLDAGARIGSMAQRLAFKGVPGTSGLYRRFAMPGVDKEQYVPQLAAKSFRNEVRFSGKPGQPRVVFFTGCMTNYSMTEIGHSLVKVLNGLGVSVEVPSEQACCGMPMLASGEADVVRKQAGRNMKALANDDVPIVTACASCGHMLKHGYLDRFGDDEELAAGLRNIAERTLDISEYLMTRVDRERLEGLLEKTAPVSATYHDPCHLRKAQKIVEEPRAVLEMATGGPVNEMRRPEACCGLGGTYCLANMERSKRIQAKKIDDAAATHADVMATACPGCILQLRDGIRRNAATDMPVKHVIQLLAEAMKK, from the coding sequence GTGGTTATCGCCGTGCGCGAGGCGTTTGCCAACGAGATGGGCGTCCCGCCTCTCAAGAAGGCCGTGGCCGAGACTCTGTCCCTGCCCCGTTCGGTCCTCGATGCGGGTGCCAGGATCGGCTCCATGGCACAGCGGCTGGCCTTCAAGGGGGTTCCCGGCACGAGCGGCCTCTACCGCCGTTTTGCCATGCCCGGCGTGGACAAGGAGCAGTACGTTCCCCAATTGGCCGCCAAGTCCTTTCGGAACGAAGTGCGGTTCTCCGGCAAGCCCGGGCAGCCCCGCGTCGTCTTTTTCACCGGCTGCATGACCAACTACAGCATGACCGAAATCGGTCATAGCCTGGTCAAGGTCCTCAACGGGCTCGGCGTTTCGGTGGAAGTCCCGTCGGAGCAGGCGTGCTGCGGTATGCCCATGCTGGCCTCGGGAGAGGCCGACGTGGTCCGCAAGCAGGCCGGGCGGAATATGAAGGCCCTGGCGAACGACGACGTGCCCATCGTGACGGCCTGCGCGTCGTGCGGCCACATGCTCAAGCACGGCTACCTGGACCGTTTCGGAGACGATGAAGAACTCGCGGCCGGTCTGCGGAACATCGCCGAACGTACCCTGGACATCTCGGAATATCTGATGACCCGCGTGGATCGGGAGCGGCTTGAAGGGTTGCTGGAAAAGACGGCTCCAGTCAGCGCCACCTATCATGATCCGTGTCATCTGCGCAAAGCGCAGAAGATCGTCGAGGAACCTCGCGCGGTGCTGGAAATGGCCACCGGCGGCCCGGTCAACGAGATGCGTCGTCCGGAAGCCTGCTGCGGCCTCGGCGGCACATACTGCCTGGCCAACATGGAGCGGTCCAAGCGGATTCAGGCCAAAAAGATAGACGACGCGGCGGCAACCCATGCCGACGTCATGGCCACTGCGTGTCCCGGCTGCATCCTTCAGTTGCGCGACGGGATTCGCCGGAACGCGGCCACAGACATGCCTGTCAAGCACGTCATCCAACTGCTTGCCGAAGCCATGAAGAAATAG
- a CDS encoding 4Fe-4S dicluster domain-containing protein, with amino-acid sequence MPRLPTSCNLSKPDYQRAAAMLNAPAVNTSLCPLRLGGRCARCMAVCPSNAMDLRDGPAIQIESCKNCGACASVCPTGALVHDAPASLLRTLAERDVAPHALRCPKAGRCAHDELPVSGCLSSLGLETLLALWRRQKGTVTFFTGNCAACRSGDGGKNFETVLKQARAILARSADAPANPFVVRTWSKKDSPSRRESDVSLSRRGFLGFLAHSVTPSIDNGSSTKPGKTDRRVQLAEHLKALNAKGATPEGLAFGMIRGDGHCTACGACANVCTTGALRLTKEGSRRTLEFIPALCVDCGACVNVCLPRFLHPSPTNLESFTLSPQTLFQGEIGTCKRCRAQTTALDENGYCAICSHKLRAMNN; translated from the coding sequence TTGCCCAGGCTGCCGACCTCCTGCAACCTGAGCAAGCCTGATTACCAACGGGCAGCCGCCATGCTCAACGCCCCCGCCGTCAACACCTCGCTCTGTCCACTGCGCCTGGGCGGCCGGTGTGCGAGGTGCATGGCGGTGTGCCCATCGAACGCCATGGACCTGCGCGACGGACCGGCCATCCAAATCGAATCGTGCAAAAATTGCGGAGCCTGCGCCTCCGTGTGCCCCACGGGCGCGCTGGTTCACGACGCTCCCGCCTCCCTGCTCCGCACCCTTGCGGAGCGCGACGTTGCGCCACACGCCCTGCGCTGCCCCAAGGCAGGACGATGCGCCCATGACGAACTCCCGGTCTCCGGCTGCCTTTCCAGCCTCGGCCTTGAAACCCTGCTCGCCCTCTGGCGCAGGCAAAAGGGCACCGTCACCTTCTTCACCGGAAATTGCGCCGCCTGCCGATCCGGCGACGGCGGAAAAAATTTCGAGACCGTCCTCAAGCAGGCCCGAGCCATCCTGGCCCGCTCGGCCGATGCCCCGGCGAACCCGTTCGTCGTGCGGACATGGTCGAAAAAGGATTCCCCATCACGCCGGGAAAGCGACGTTTCCCTCTCCAGGAGGGGCTTTCTTGGATTTCTCGCACACAGTGTGACGCCTTCCATCGACAACGGCTCATCCACAAAACCCGGCAAAACCGACAGACGGGTCCAATTGGCGGAACACCTCAAGGCGCTGAACGCCAAAGGGGCCACCCCCGAGGGTCTGGCTTTCGGGATGATCCGGGGCGACGGCCATTGCACCGCCTGCGGGGCATGCGCCAACGTCTGCACCACCGGCGCGCTGCGATTGACCAAGGAAGGTTCACGCCGCACACTGGAATTCATCCCCGCCCTGTGCGTTGACTGCGGGGCCTGCGTCAACGTCTGCCTGCCGCGCTTTCTCCATCCCTCTCCCACGAATCTCGAATCCTTCACCCTTTCCCCACAGACGCTTTTTCAGGGCGAGATCGGCACCTGCAAACGATGCCGTGCCCAAACCACCGCCCTGGACGAAAACGGCTACTGTGCGATTTGCTCGCACAAACTCCGAGCGATGAACAACTGA
- a CDS encoding TorD/DmsD family molecular chaperone — translation MNSEQLGACALSLNFIARLFIEPPDTAFLSQVKENNVFGEWPLAPLSEETREALRFLKTGVETHDELAQAALMAEYTVLFIGPDGSIPLWESVWTTKDHLLFDGPMFDVREAYAQYGLVSPNPENEPDDHIGLEMSFLGGVMGCAAEAVDNGDMKAADRHLAMAGKFLNAHLARWSDRFLEAVAGHESSSFYRAVSTISTDTLAQAADLLQPEQA, via the coding sequence ATGAACTCAGAACAACTTGGCGCCTGCGCCCTCAGCCTGAATTTTATCGCCCGGCTCTTCATCGAACCGCCTGATACGGCTTTCCTCTCCCAAGTAAAGGAAAACAACGTATTCGGGGAGTGGCCCCTTGCACCTCTCTCCGAGGAGACGCGCGAGGCGCTGCGATTCCTGAAAACAGGCGTCGAAACCCATGACGAACTCGCCCAGGCGGCTCTCATGGCGGAGTACACCGTCCTCTTCATCGGCCCCGACGGCTCCATTCCCCTTTGGGAATCCGTGTGGACCACCAAGGACCACCTGCTGTTCGACGGTCCCATGTTCGACGTGCGCGAAGCCTATGCCCAATACGGCCTCGTGTCGCCCAACCCCGAAAACGAACCCGACGACCACATAGGTCTGGAGATGTCGTTTCTCGGCGGCGTGATGGGATGCGCGGCCGAAGCCGTCGACAATGGCGACATGAAGGCGGCGGACCGGCATCTTGCCATGGCGGGCAAATTCCTGAACGCCCACCTCGCCCGCTGGTCGGACCGTTTTCTGGAAGCAGTCGCCGGGCACGAGTCCTCCTCTTTCTACAGAGCCGTTTCCACCATTTCCACCGACACCCTTGCCCAGGCTGCCGACCTCCTGCAACCTGAGCAAGCCTGA
- a CDS encoding dimethyl sulfoxide reductase anchor subunit family protein translates to MFSSDWSLVLFTILVQSAVGIVVITEAARLFSGASGSTLRWQTPVACVMTALGLVLSLTHLGTPLHSVFTIMNLGDSWLSREILSVSAFFAAICVLSFVRIRNDEAKATALSALSMALGLLAVFVMTKVYLLETVPGWNTVSTAFSFYGTTLLAGAVASGVIGSIENSGKDCDEDCTAVTGLLCASAQVGLALKFIAVALGMIALSNVGSLGTSGLDLVAGEGVSVLVVRIAMICAGVGIFTWFGFKAIGAKQFRLAVNPALCALVLVMAGEIIDRLMFYGTYMRIGI, encoded by the coding sequence ATGTTTTCCAGTGATTGGAGCCTCGTCCTGTTCACCATCCTCGTTCAGAGCGCAGTGGGAATCGTGGTTATTACCGAAGCCGCCCGGCTCTTTTCCGGAGCGTCCGGTTCGACCCTGCGCTGGCAGACCCCGGTTGCGTGCGTCATGACCGCCCTGGGTCTGGTCTTGTCCCTGACCCACCTGGGCACCCCGCTGCACAGCGTCTTCACCATCATGAACCTGGGCGACTCGTGGCTCAGCCGCGAGATTCTGTCCGTATCCGCCTTCTTCGCCGCAATCTGCGTGCTTTCCTTCGTGAGAATTCGCAACGACGAAGCCAAGGCCACGGCCCTGTCCGCGCTTTCCATGGCTCTCGGGCTCCTCGCGGTGTTCGTCATGACCAAGGTTTACCTGCTTGAGACCGTGCCCGGCTGGAACACCGTTTCCACGGCGTTCAGCTTCTACGGCACCACGCTCCTGGCCGGAGCGGTCGCGAGCGGCGTGATCGGCAGCATCGAAAACAGCGGCAAGGATTGCGACGAGGACTGCACGGCCGTCACCGGCCTGCTCTGCGCCTCCGCGCAAGTCGGTCTCGCCCTCAAGTTCATCGCCGTGGCCCTGGGCATGATCGCCCTGAGCAACGTCGGCAGCCTCGGGACCAGCGGTCTCGACCTCGTCGCCGGTGAAGGCGTCTCGGTGCTGGTGGTCCGCATCGCCATGATCTGCGCCGGTGTCGGCATATTCACCTGGTTCGGTTTCAAGGCCATCGGCGCCAAACAGTTCCGCCTCGCCGTGAACCCCGCCCTCTGCGCCCTGGTCCTGGTCATGGCCGGAGAGATCATCGACCGGCTCATGTTCTACGGCACCTACATGCGTATCGGCATATAA
- a CDS encoding DMSO/selenate family reductase complex B subunit produces the protein MLKRPAFHIDNSRCTGCKTCMIACIDKHDLPLGVLWRRVTEYVGGEWVERPDGTYTQNVFSYYLSVSCNHCENPICVRSCPTTAMHKNEDGIVTVDPDKCVGCRYCEWGCPYSAPQYNPELGKMTKCDFCRDYLKEGKEPACVAACPCRALDFGEYDELVAKYGKLNIVAPLPDPNITQPNLIVTPAMNAKPGGSKMGKISNPEEV, from the coding sequence ATGTTGAAGCGTCCAGCTTTCCATATAGACAACTCCCGCTGCACGGGGTGCAAGACATGCATGATCGCCTGCATCGACAAGCACGATCTGCCTCTTGGCGTCCTGTGGAGGCGGGTAACGGAATACGTCGGCGGAGAATGGGTTGAACGCCCGGATGGCACCTACACGCAAAACGTGTTCAGCTACTATCTGTCCGTTTCCTGCAACCACTGCGAAAACCCGATCTGCGTCCGCTCGTGTCCCACCACGGCCATGCACAAGAACGAGGACGGCATCGTCACCGTCGATCCCGACAAGTGCGTCGGCTGCCGCTATTGCGAATGGGGCTGTCCTTACTCCGCCCCGCAATACAACCCGGAACTGGGCAAGATGACCAAGTGCGACTTCTGCCGCGACTACCTCAAGGAGGGCAAGGAGCCCGCCTGCGTCGCCGCCTGCCCCTGTCGCGCCCTGGACTTCGGGGAGTATGACGAGCTTGTCGCCAAGTACGGCAAACTCAACATCGTGGCGCCCCTGCCCGATCCGAACATCACCCAGCCCAACCTGATCGTCACGCCCGCCATGAACGCCAAGCCCGGCGGTTCGAAAATGGGTAAAATCAGCAACCCCGAGGAGGTGTAG
- a CDS encoding DMSO/selenate family reductase complex A subunit — MTQKKTTDSPAFGNVKRRSVLKWSAMLGSVAAVSGGGLFYGLKKADGKSTTDEKVVWTSCNVNCGGRCLLRAHVTDGVVTRIETDNGGDETYGLHEIRACLRGRSMRRRMYAPERLKYPMRRVGERGEGKFERISWDEALDEISNRLKKTLDEYGNEAVYLNYATGNLGAVLSKSWPPRATPVARLMNCLGGYLNHYGDYSTSQISASLPYMFGSSWVRGNHISDVANAELTVLFGNNPAGTRMSGGGTSYDLIEAKKKGNTRIIVIDPRHTDTAAAVADEWIPIRPGTDAALISGLAYVMISEDLVDHEFLSRCTVGFTEESMPEGIPAGNSYKSYIMGAGPDGTPKTPEWAAGITGIPKERIVRLAREIAGAKPCYIAQGWGVQRQANGEHNSLAVCALAVITGNVGIQGGNTGAREGDMGLKFGVFPTLKNPVSTSISVFMWTDAIERGPEMTALADGVQGRDKLEVPIKFIWNFAGNCIVNQHSDATKTSRILKDDSKCETIVVIDNFMTASAKFADILLPGTFNLEEDDFANNGKSALLKYVIFAQKAVEPFFESRSIYDICAGVAERMGAGQAFTEGRTREQWVRKIYEESRTYLPSLPPTLEEAFEMGVYKEKIEGPTPVPYKEFREDPAANPLSTPSGKIEIFSKRLWDIGHTWELHQGDRISALPEYQAAWEGPTDPKRKDYPLQMIGHHYKQRTHSTYGNVDWLKQVAPQELWINSLDAEKRGIKHGDKVKVFNDRGTVFTTAKVTKRIMPGVLSLPQGAWFTPDKDGADHGGCVNVLTSQRPSPLSKGNPQHTNLVEVVKA; from the coding sequence ATGACCCAAAAGAAGACAACCGACTCCCCTGCCTTCGGCAACGTCAAAAGACGGAGCGTTCTCAAATGGAGCGCCATGCTGGGCAGTGTGGCCGCCGTATCCGGCGGCGGCCTTTTCTACGGACTGAAAAAGGCCGACGGCAAGTCGACCACGGACGAAAAAGTCGTCTGGACATCCTGTAACGTGAACTGCGGCGGCCGCTGCCTGCTGCGCGCCCATGTCACGGACGGCGTCGTTACCCGCATCGAAACGGACAACGGCGGCGACGAGACATACGGCCTGCACGAAATCCGCGCCTGCCTGCGCGGACGGTCCATGCGGCGGCGCATGTACGCCCCCGAACGTCTGAAATACCCCATGCGGCGCGTCGGCGAACGCGGGGAAGGCAAATTTGAACGCATCTCGTGGGACGAAGCCCTGGACGAAATCTCCAATCGGCTGAAAAAGACCCTCGACGAATACGGCAACGAGGCGGTGTACCTGAACTACGCCACCGGCAACCTGGGCGCGGTGCTGTCCAAGTCCTGGCCCCCGCGCGCCACTCCGGTCGCGCGGCTCATGAACTGTCTGGGCGGATACCTCAACCACTACGGCGACTACAGCACGTCCCAGATATCCGCGTCCCTGCCCTACATGTTCGGAAGCTCGTGGGTGCGGGGCAACCACATCAGCGACGTGGCCAACGCCGAGCTGACCGTTCTGTTCGGCAACAACCCGGCAGGCACCCGCATGAGCGGCGGCGGCACTTCCTATGATCTGATCGAGGCCAAGAAGAAAGGGAACACCCGCATCATCGTCATCGACCCCAGGCACACCGACACTGCGGCCGCCGTGGCCGACGAATGGATTCCCATTCGCCCCGGCACCGACGCCGCCCTTATCAGCGGCCTCGCCTACGTCATGATTAGCGAAGACCTGGTGGACCATGAGTTCCTTTCCCGCTGCACCGTGGGATTCACCGAGGAATCCATGCCGGAAGGCATCCCCGCCGGGAACTCGTACAAATCCTACATCATGGGCGCAGGCCCCGACGGCACGCCCAAGACCCCCGAGTGGGCGGCCGGCATCACCGGCATCCCCAAGGAACGCATCGTAAGGCTTGCCCGCGAAATCGCCGGAGCCAAGCCGTGCTACATCGCCCAGGGATGGGGTGTGCAGCGTCAGGCGAACGGCGAGCACAATTCCCTGGCCGTCTGCGCGCTGGCCGTCATCACCGGCAACGTGGGCATCCAGGGCGGCAACACCGGCGCCCGCGAAGGCGACATGGGCCTGAAGTTCGGCGTGTTCCCCACGTTGAAGAACCCCGTATCCACGTCCATCTCGGTTTTCATGTGGACTGACGCCATCGAGCGCGGCCCCGAGATGACGGCTCTCGCCGACGGTGTCCAGGGACGCGACAAGCTTGAAGTGCCCATCAAGTTCATCTGGAACTTCGCGGGCAACTGCATAGTCAACCAACATTCCGACGCCACCAAGACCTCGCGTATCCTGAAAGACGACAGCAAGTGTGAAACCATCGTGGTCATCGACAACTTCATGACCGCCAGCGCCAAGTTCGCGGACATCCTGCTTCCCGGCACCTTCAACCTTGAGGAAGACGACTTCGCCAACAACGGGAAAAGCGCGCTCCTCAAGTATGTCATCTTCGCCCAAAAGGCCGTGGAGCCCTTCTTCGAATCGCGTTCCATATACGACATCTGTGCCGGAGTGGCCGAGCGCATGGGCGCGGGCCAGGCCTTCACCGAAGGCAGAACCCGCGAACAGTGGGTACGCAAGATCTACGAGGAATCCAGGACCTACCTGCCGAGCCTGCCCCCGACCCTGGAGGAAGCGTTCGAGATGGGTGTGTACAAGGAGAAAATCGAGGGTCCCACGCCCGTTCCCTACAAGGAATTTCGCGAAGACCCCGCCGCGAATCCCCTGTCCACTCCGTCCGGCAAGATCGAGATCTTCAGCAAGCGGTTGTGGGACATCGGCCACACCTGGGAACTGCACCAGGGCGACCGCATTTCGGCGTTGCCGGAATACCAGGCCGCGTGGGAAGGCCCGACCGATCCCAAGCGCAAGGATTACCCCCTGCAGATGATCGGCCACCATTACAAGCAACGCACCCACTCCACCTACGGCAACGTCGACTGGCTCAAGCAGGTCGCTCCGCAGGAACTGTGGATCAACTCGCTGGACGCCGAGAAGCGCGGCATCAAGCACGGCGACAAGGTCAAGGTGTTCAACGACCGGGGAACGGTCTTCACCACGGCGAAAGTGACGAAGCGCATCATGCCCGGCGTCCTCAGCCTGCCCCAGGGAGCCTGGTTCACCCCCGACAAGGATGGAGCGGACCACGGCGGCTGCGTTAACGTTCTGACGTCGCAACGCCCCAGCCCGCTGTCGAAAGGCAACCCCCAGCACACCAACCTCGTCGAAGTCGTCAAGGCTTAA